The sequence GCTGAGATAGATGAAACCACCTGGTTTAACTCTTCTAGGAATTTTTCTCCATCGTAGCGTTCCTCCACATCCCCATAAATGCGGATCAAGCGGTTCTTACCCAACACTAGCTCCCCAATGAGATTCATTAAGTGATCGAGCCGCCCTACATCCACACGCACGGTCTGCTCCACACCAATGGCGACAGATTTTTCGCCCTCTTTTTTAGGCGCACCCGGCTTTGCGGCTGCTTGGGTGGGCTTTGTTGGTGTGGGTTTAGGCGTAGGGGTGCTTTGGGGGCGTGTGTCCTGTGTGGGGGTGTGTTGCGCTGCGGCGCTTTGTGCCTCTTCTTTCCTTTTCTCTGCCCGGCGGGCTTTGTCCGCTTCTTGGCGTATTTTCAAAAGCCGTTCGATCTCTTGCTCCACTTCTTGTGGGCTCATATTGGAGTAATTTGGTTCGTCCTCTGTTTTGCTCTCTTCTTTTACTGCAGTTACAGCTTCTGCCTTAGCTTCTTCTGTTTTTGCAGGTTCTGTAGGCGTATCCTCTTGGGCTGGGGTTTGTGCGGGGCCATCTTGCACAATGGCTTGTAACTCTTTAGTGATCCCCTCAATGTCTAGCCCAGCATTAGCATCCGTGCCCGTGTCGCGGATATTCACCAACAAGGTTTTCATCATATCCACAGAGCGCAACACGACATCCATCACATCTGGAGTGATCTTAAGCTCATTTTTACGCGCGCGATTCAGCACATCTTCCATATTGTGGGTCAAGTGCGTCAGGGTGTCAAGGTTAAGAAACGAGCTTGAGCCTTTAATGGTGTGTGCGACCCTAAAAATGCGGTTTAATAAATCCAAATCCTCCGGGCTATGCTCCAACTCCACCAAGTCCTGGTCGAGTTGCTCGTTCATTTCAAAGGCTTCGACTAAGAAGTCCTCCATGATCTCTTTCATATCATCCATAAAACACCTCTTCCTTAAATTCTTTTATTATACTTAAGATTAGCCTAAAATCTTAGCAATCTCGTCCATGAAACGATCGGGGTCAAATTTCACTAAGTACCCTTTTGCGCCTAAATCCAACGCCCTTTGGGTATTGTAGTCATCGCAGATAGAAGAGTTAAAAAGTAGGGGGATTTGGCAAAAGCGCGGGTCTTCTCGGATTTTAGAAAAAAATGGAAACCATCCATCTTGGGCATCTCTACATCGGAAACAATGATTTTTAGATTTTGGTCCAATTTGTCTTGATATTGCGCATAGAGCATTTCTAGCTTGGCTAGACCATCACGACCATCCACCGCCTCCACGACTTGAAAGCCTAATTTTAGTAAAGTCCGCTTGATAACCGCACGGGCGGCTCTACTATCATCCACAAACATGGCAAGCCCATCAAATTTCTTAACTTGGCGTTTTGTCATGTGGGTTTTGGAAACATGCAGTTGCAAATCATCTAAAATACTCTCTAGATCCAAAATTAAAAGGGTTTTATCCTCATCGATCTTTGTAGTGCCCGTGATTTTATCCTTACGCACCGTGCTGTAATTACTAAAGGTGGCCGGCTCAACTTTTTTCCAATCGATACGCCGAATACGCTTAACTGCGTGCACCATAAAGCCCATTTTAATATTGCTAAACTCCGTGATCACCACGACCTTTTCAATCGCACGATTTGCATCTTCTGTGATCCCTAGCCACTTGGAAAGATCGATTAAGGGGATGATTGTTGAGCGCAGATCAAAAACCCCCAAAATATAATCCAAGTTTGCAGGACATTCAAAGATTTCAGGCATCATGATGATCTCTTGCACCTTGGATACATTGATCCCATAAATGCCCTCAAAGGGCTGGTTGTCCTGCAAGCCGAAGATTCTAAAGTCCACTAACTCAATTTCGCCCAAATTCAAGGCGGTGTTCAAACTTTGCTCCGTCAAGTACCAACCCCATTTGACAATTTTAAGAACTTTTTGATTTTAGCTTATTTTCTCTTAGTTAGCGTGGATTAAGGCAGCGTAGGGCAGATATTCCAACCCAAATCAGTAAATTTTACCACCTCTTTTGTGCAGTAAAAGGAGGGTAGGGCCACATACAGTTGGCTTTTTTGATAAATGCAACCGATATGAAAATGCCCTTCGATCACGCCCCATAAGGGTTGTGTGCTGTTTTTGGTGCAGCAGACTAAACGGGTTTTGGCAAAGCGTGTGAAATCCAAACCACTTTGGGAGAAGTTTTTAATTTTTTTGGCATAAATGGGAGTGCTTATAGCAGTGTAAAGTGGCTTTATGTGGGCTAAAAACCCTAAAATTTTTAACGCTAGCCTACTTGAGAGTAGGCGGATATACAGACCATAACCAAAACCTAAAAATAAATCCCCGTGCATTAGGTGATAAAACTTATCTTGGCAACTAAAAGCTACGGGTTGAGCATTTCTAGGGTAAATTGTGGTGTTTTTAAGCTGTGGTAAAGACTGCAGACCAAAATCGTGGTTGCCTTCAAAGTAAAAGACCGGTATTTGTCGACTCAAACTCTCTATTTGCTCTAAAACGTCCAATGGATGCGTATACGCCACACTCCCCACTAAGATTTGGAAAATATCACCCATTAAAAAGAGTTGGCTAGGCGGCTTAGCCAAAAGCTGCTCTAAAAAATTAGGCAAATCAACCATGCCCTCTTGGTGGTGGGCATCAGCAATAAAGAGCGCCCCCTCTAAGATTGTAGGCAAGGGTGGGGAGAGTGTGGGCAGTTTTCAACCGCCTCCCATGAACTGCAAACACTCTAAGCGGTCGTTTTCTTTAAGCGTGGTGTAACTCCACTTCTCTCTTTTCACCACAGCCTCGTTTAAAGCCACTGCACACACCTGCGCTTCAATACCCAACTCTCTAATGACCATATCGATGTCTAGGGGTTTGTCAAACTCTCTTGCTTGCCCATTAATAAAGACTTGCATGCTCTTCCTTACAAATTAAAGCCCCATTATAACAGAAACGCCTAAAAACCCTATATGATTGTTTGAAAAATAAAGGCTTACCATGTTGCCTTGCTACTTAAGGAAGAAAGAGTGGTTCAAAGAAATTTGCAAATTTCATGGAATCTAGCCACAACACTGTTCATACAACACCAAAGAGCTAAACGTCTATTGCCGGTTATAGGGGCAAAAACCTAGTCATAAAGCTGAAGCTATACTATTGTGTGCAATTCCATATAAATGGGTGTTTGGACCACGAAATAGTGAGTATCATTGCTCTATACAAAACCATGGATCTTTTTGAGGTCCAATGACAGACCCCCATTTCGCAACCCTGATGGCCTTACTTGTAAGTTCTTAACACTGCCCGAAAGTCCATCGTCTCTACTGCTAGATAAAGCAGACGACGCTAAAAACACCTCACTTGCACCTGCCCAAAGCACCAATGGTGAGTGGATTATGCGCTTTAGCGACCGTGGTACATTGTTTAAGGTCAGTGATTAGAAGTGGATTGCTAGGCGTTTCTAATACAGGGTTTAGTGTTAGATTTTATCACCTTTGGTATCTGTGTGGAATCGCTGGTGTCTAAGATTGTGCAAAAAAGTCCATTTTTGCCAGCACTTTATCAAATAGGCGAAAAACC is a genomic window of Helicobacter sp. NHP19-012 containing:
- a CDS encoding UDP-2,3-diacylglucosamine hydrolase, producing MVDLPNFLEQLLAKPPSQLFLMGDIFQILVGSVAYTHPLDVLEQIESLSRQIPVFYFEGNHDFGLQSLPQLKNTTIYPRNAQPVAFSCQDKFYHLMHGDLFLGFGYGLYIRLLSSRLALKILGFLAHIKPLYTAISTPIYAKKIKNFSQSGLDFTRFAKTRLVCCTKNSTQPLWGVIEGHFHIGCIYQKSQLYVALPSFYCTKEVVKFTDLGWNICPTLP
- the thiS gene encoding sulfur carrier protein ThiS yields the protein MQVFINGQAREFDKPLDIDMVIRELGIEAQVCAVALNEAVVKREKWSYTTLKENDRLECLQFMGGG